One genomic region from Sphingobacterium multivorum encodes:
- a CDS encoding peptide-N-glycosidase F-related protein: MNIRPILTLFCFFICHHVFAQQGTKSHVVTHQRKTILCDAQKGENSYPAWGVFPKENYPIRKVTMFVTLGSPDSLRTAHWDYLDHIVLRRKGGKNGPALNYELGRMLTPYGSIYNKGWSWKWQVDVTDFAPFLRDSVEIVYTHSGFEDKTVGWALTVDFEILSGPPVVTPLGITTLWNKAYKYGDVNEKIAENLLPITYTSSAGAALSRIRIQHTGHGMDKPRGCSEFCSRWRELTFDGKTVDKRDMWKKCGGNPLYPQGGTWVHDRAYWCPGDLQQPDFIDVFTKVGTHQIALQMEPYTATDNVQAVENISAYLFQYSAPKQKVDVAVESIMVPSDEQRFSRLNPASVGPRISFRNLGAEPIRTLEIVYGTKGFPARTFHWKGNLSFNQVAEVILPGEIQERDQENVFTVSLLKPNGKSDAWPIDNKAESVFNALQLFPTDFVLEFMTNNKPADNRIFLINAKQDTVFRKNGAQLAAATMYRDTLHLNEGNHSLSLADTAGNGLQFWAQPENGDGHLRIFDLKGNLIHAFESDCGNGEMFSFHAKRGFETGLSSTQYAFSLYPRSVVDKTQLSVVSNEPSEMTVLFMVDGVLWQKHEYKSIQQAVLNYDVSHLPSGRIIVEVLMDGISQFKGRINKR; encoded by the coding sequence ATGAATATAAGACCTATACTAACCCTATTTTGCTTTTTTATCTGCCATCATGTTTTTGCACAACAAGGCACAAAAAGCCACGTCGTTACACATCAACGGAAAACCATTCTATGTGATGCACAGAAAGGCGAGAATTCTTACCCGGCTTGGGGAGTATTTCCAAAAGAAAATTATCCTATACGAAAGGTTACTATGTTTGTTACGCTGGGGAGCCCGGATAGTTTGCGCACGGCGCATTGGGACTATTTGGATCACATCGTATTACGTCGTAAAGGAGGGAAAAATGGACCAGCACTAAATTATGAATTAGGAAGAATGCTTACGCCATATGGTAGTATTTACAATAAGGGATGGAGTTGGAAGTGGCAGGTCGATGTAACTGATTTTGCTCCTTTCTTAAGGGATAGCGTGGAAATTGTCTATACTCACTCTGGTTTTGAGGACAAGACTGTGGGATGGGCACTTACCGTAGATTTTGAAATTTTATCAGGTCCACCAGTTGTTACCCCATTGGGAATAACAACGCTGTGGAATAAAGCCTATAAATATGGGGATGTCAACGAAAAGATAGCAGAAAATCTACTGCCAATAACATATACCTCGAGTGCGGGAGCAGCATTGAGCCGAATACGCATTCAGCATACAGGGCATGGTATGGATAAACCACGTGGCTGTAGCGAATTCTGTAGCCGGTGGCGCGAACTAACCTTCGATGGAAAGACTGTGGACAAACGTGATATGTGGAAGAAATGTGGGGGTAATCCACTTTATCCACAAGGCGGGACCTGGGTACATGACCGCGCATATTGGTGTCCTGGAGATTTACAGCAGCCTGATTTTATTGATGTATTTACTAAAGTTGGTACCCATCAAATTGCCTTACAGATGGAACCTTATACAGCGACTGATAATGTGCAGGCTGTCGAAAATATATCCGCTTACTTGTTTCAATATTCTGCCCCTAAGCAAAAAGTTGATGTTGCCGTTGAGTCAATAATGGTTCCAAGTGATGAACAGCGTTTTTCTCGATTAAATCCGGCGAGTGTTGGCCCAAGGATCTCTTTCAGAAATTTAGGTGCTGAGCCGATTCGTACCCTAGAAATTGTTTATGGCACGAAGGGATTCCCTGCCAGAACTTTTCATTGGAAAGGTAATCTTTCTTTTAATCAGGTTGCAGAAGTTATACTGCCTGGAGAGATACAAGAAAGAGATCAGGAGAATGTATTTACGGTATCACTTCTAAAACCGAATGGCAAGTCGGATGCGTGGCCTATAGACAATAAGGCGGAAAGCGTCTTTAACGCGCTGCAGCTATTTCCCACTGATTTTGTTTTGGAGTTTATGACCAATAATAAACCGGCGGATAATCGTATATTTCTAATTAATGCAAAGCAGGATACGGTCTTTCGCAAAAATGGCGCCCAACTGGCTGCGGCAACGATGTATAGAGATACTTTACACCTTAATGAGGGAAACCACTCACTCTCTTTGGCCGATACCGCAGGTAACGGACTGCAGTTTTGGGCACAACCTGAAAATGGTGATGGCCATTTACGAATCTTCGATTTGAAAGGAAACCTTATTCATGCTTTTGAAAGCGATTGTGGAAATGGCGAAATGTTTAGTTTCCATGCTAAACGTGGATTTGAGACGGGTCTAAGTTCAACGCAATATGCCTTCTCGCTTTATCCAAGGTCGGTTGTGGATAAGACTCAACTAAGCGTAGTCTCCAATGAACCGAGTGAGATGACTGTGCTTTTTATGGTTGATGGCGTTTTGTGGCAAAAACACGAATACAAATCCATTCAACAGGCTGTGCTGAATTATGATGTGAGTCATTTACCATCAGGAAGAATAATCGTAGAAGTTTTGATGGATGGTATTAGCCAGTTTAAAGGACGAATAAATAAAAGATAA
- a CDS encoding thiol-disulfide oxidoreductase DCC family protein — protein sequence MEQQGKHIIFFDGDCLVCNRFVQILLRIDRKKKFLFSSLQSEFARTALVNIPQNIDSIVYLSPTGSFVKSEAVLKICEQLGFPYMTCYLLKILPRGWRDALYDYFAKNRYRWFGKNEFCTIPSKTERERFI from the coding sequence ATGGAACAACAAGGGAAACATATCATCTTTTTCGATGGTGATTGCTTGGTCTGTAATCGCTTTGTTCAAATACTATTAAGGATAGATCGTAAAAAAAAATTCTTATTTAGTTCGCTGCAATCTGAATTTGCCAGAACCGCGCTAGTAAATATTCCCCAAAACATTGATTCCATCGTTTACCTCTCTCCAACAGGTAGCTTTGTCAAAAGCGAAGCTGTTCTTAAAATATGTGAGCAATTGGGTTTCCCTTACATGACATGTTATTTACTAAAAATTTTACCTCGCGGTTGGAGAGATGCGCTTTATGATTATTTCGCTAAAAACCGCTATCGTTGGTTTGGAAAAAATGAGTTTTGTACGATACCTTCAAAAACTGAACGAGAAAGGTTTATTTAA
- a CDS encoding LptF/LptG family permease — MKKVHLLILQAFIKPFIVTFFIVMFVLLMLFLFKYIDDLIGKGFEWYTIMELIGYQCVVQIQMAMPLSMLLSSIMTFGNLGESYELVAIKAAGVSLRKAMTPLFILVAIFATSSFLFSDYILPVVNLKMGTLLTDVRNKKADFLIKPGIFNNTIPGYSIRARGKNKAGTILYDLMIYDHRGGNTANNVLMAKEGYIYNSTDNNYMILKLKDGIRYEEARTKNSKTYDPRQQFTRFKFKETEQKFDMGSFQQGKTDENLFKSHHAMLNLKQLDMYIDSNHIKIDSMGKAIVRTLDTRYNIYSKYFSVNQPGQPKVKEAKIKPFKNLLTDLVPQEQRAQITMNALNQLNYLKEDLNGRTLEFKDYKSKDIRYRIEWHRKFTLAVSCLLLFAIGAPLGAIIRKGGLGLPVVMAIIFFLIYHIISTVAEKTAKDGAISSAVGMWMAIIVLTPLAAFLTYKSTTDSALFDIDQYKLKVEAAWKWIKEKLAKKNKLKESH, encoded by the coding sequence ATGAAAAAGGTTCATTTACTTATTCTTCAAGCTTTCATAAAACCATTTATTGTCACATTCTTTATTGTGATGTTTGTCTTATTGATGCTTTTCCTATTCAAGTACATTGATGATTTGATTGGAAAAGGATTTGAATGGTATACCATCATGGAGCTAATTGGATATCAATGCGTTGTTCAAATCCAAATGGCAATGCCTTTATCCATGCTCCTTTCCTCCATTATGACTTTCGGAAATCTGGGTGAAAGCTATGAATTAGTTGCAATCAAGGCTGCAGGCGTATCTTTACGTAAAGCAATGACCCCGCTATTTATACTCGTTGCAATTTTCGCAACAAGTTCTTTTCTGTTCTCCGATTATATTCTCCCCGTAGTGAACCTAAAAATGGGTACGCTACTTACTGATGTACGTAATAAAAAGGCAGATTTCCTCATCAAACCCGGAATCTTTAACAACACCATTCCAGGTTACTCAATCCGCGCTAGAGGAAAAAACAAAGCGGGAACAATTCTCTATGACTTGATGATCTATGATCATCGTGGCGGTAATACAGCCAATAATGTACTTATGGCCAAAGAAGGGTATATCTATAACTCTACTGACAACAATTATATGATCCTTAAACTTAAGGATGGTATCCGTTACGAGGAAGCACGGACTAAAAACTCCAAAACCTACGATCCACGCCAGCAATTTACGCGGTTTAAGTTTAAGGAAACAGAGCAAAAGTTTGATATGGGAAGTTTTCAACAGGGTAAAACGGATGAAAATCTCTTCAAAAGCCACCATGCCATGTTAAACCTGAAACAGTTAGACATGTACATCGATTCCAATCATATCAAGATAGACAGCATGGGAAAGGCAATCGTCCGTACATTAGACACCCGATATAATATCTATTCGAAATATTTTAGTGTGAATCAACCCGGACAGCCAAAGGTCAAAGAGGCTAAGATCAAACCTTTTAAAAATTTGCTTACCGATCTCGTTCCACAAGAACAACGAGCACAAATCACTATGAATGCGCTGAACCAGTTGAATTATTTAAAGGAAGATCTAAACGGCCGTACACTTGAATTTAAAGATTACAAATCGAAAGATATCCGTTATCGTATTGAATGGCATCGCAAGTTTACCCTAGCTGTCTCCTGTCTCTTACTATTTGCAATTGGAGCTCCACTAGGAGCCATTATCAGAAAAGGTGGACTTGGTCTTCCTGTGGTGATGGCCATCATTTTCTTTCTGATCTATCACATTATCTCTACAGTAGCAGAAAAAACAGCTAAAGATGGTGCCATATCATCAGCCGTTGGCATGTGGATGGCCATTATTGTCTTAACACCATTGGCCGCTTTTCTAACATACAAGTCAACGACAGATTCCGCGTTATTTGATATTGATCAATATAAATTAAAAGTAGAAGCCGCTTGGAAATGGATTAAGGAAAAGCTTGCAAAAAAGAATAAATTGAAAGAATCACATTAG
- a CDS encoding helix-turn-helix domain-containing protein produces the protein MMNLSFESQKIKHKEKLELNKTGFDFALVYIAEGTLVSKGNNLKFSKENLLFLNKDFETLETKKDTTAFVLYFSNSYFKDLHFIQQNFRLTHNPVDIFNSKTLLNKSLSLKKENKKLIERVISLIQQYESEDEAASIFIFHQTMSLFALVENILKDLELRINESYEMSQEIEQYIQQNIYFPDKLQIKSIADQFQISANYFGAFFKKRYSKSYKVYIDDIRIKLIEERLASNRYTMKQIVEELGFNDESHLTNFYKKKRNITPSSYKRAKNSA, from the coding sequence ATGATGAATTTATCTTTCGAATCTCAAAAAATCAAGCATAAAGAAAAATTAGAACTCAATAAAACGGGTTTTGATTTTGCGTTAGTTTATATAGCCGAAGGCACACTCGTATCGAAAGGGAATAATTTAAAATTTTCCAAAGAGAATTTACTTTTTTTGAATAAAGATTTCGAAACACTTGAGACAAAAAAAGATACAACTGCATTTGTACTCTATTTCTCCAACTCCTACTTTAAAGATCTGCACTTTATACAACAAAATTTTAGACTTACTCACAACCCGGTTGATATCTTTAACTCGAAGACATTGTTAAATAAGAGCCTATCCCTTAAAAAGGAAAATAAAAAACTGATCGAGCGGGTAATCTCGCTAATTCAACAATATGAGAGTGAAGATGAAGCGGCATCAATTTTTATATTCCACCAAACCATGTCGCTTTTCGCTTTAGTCGAAAATATATTGAAGGACCTAGAGCTACGCATTAACGAGTCTTATGAAATGTCTCAAGAGATCGAGCAATACATACAGCAAAATATCTATTTCCCGGATAAATTACAAATCAAGTCGATTGCAGATCAGTTCCAAATTTCAGCAAATTATTTTGGGGCCTTTTTTAAAAAAAGATATTCAAAAAGCTACAAAGTGTATATAGACGATATTCGTATTAAACTAATTGAGGAGCGACTAGCATCCAATAGATACACGATGAAACAAATTGTAGAAGAACTCGGATTTAATGATGAAAGTCACCTAACCAATTTCTATAAGAAGAAAAGAAATATTACACCCAGCTCTTATAAAAGAGCTAAAAATAGTGCTTAA
- a CDS encoding NAD-dependent succinate-semialdehyde dehydrogenase: protein MKNTLLIDSAYINGKFIKSKHTFDVINPATGKVIASLPDLKVADCTKAIDAANNAWESWKNTSVLERCNITRKWYDLIQQHKDDLAEIMTLESGKPLSESKVEVDYGSSFVEWFSEEGKRAYGETIPSHKKGTRMLTIRQGIGVVAAITPWNFPLAMITRKVAPAMVAGCTVVLKPASQTPISAIALAKLAEEAGVPKGVFNVITGKDSAGIGKELATNGLVRKLSFTGSTEVGKTLLEQSASNIKKVSMELGGNAPFLVFNDADIDAAVDGAIAGKFRNSGQTCVSINRFLIQEDVYDEFSMKLSHAVSKLKVGNGLDKGIQVGPLINAKGLEKVQHHVQDALNHGAELATGGKVIKDLFFQPTVLANVPKEALIFREETFGPICALFSFKTEADGIAMANMTEFGLASYFYSANINRCLRVAELLDAGMVGVNTGLISNAAAPFGGVKQSGVGREGSKHGLDEYMELKYICFGGE from the coding sequence ATGAAAAATACACTTTTAATTGACAGCGCCTATATCAATGGGAAATTTATTAAGTCAAAACACACCTTTGACGTTATAAATCCCGCTACAGGAAAAGTTATTGCTTCATTGCCAGATTTAAAAGTGGCAGATTGTACTAAAGCAATAGATGCTGCTAACAATGCCTGGGAAAGTTGGAAAAATACATCTGTATTGGAACGATGCAACATCACCCGCAAGTGGTACGACCTTATTCAACAGCATAAAGACGATCTTGCGGAAATCATGACCTTAGAAAGTGGCAAACCACTAAGCGAATCCAAAGTCGAGGTTGACTATGGTAGCTCCTTTGTTGAGTGGTTTTCAGAAGAAGGAAAGCGGGCCTATGGTGAAACGATACCTTCCCATAAAAAAGGAACTAGAATGCTTACTATTAGGCAAGGCATCGGTGTTGTAGCCGCCATTACTCCTTGGAATTTTCCCTTAGCGATGATTACCCGAAAAGTAGCCCCTGCTATGGTTGCTGGTTGTACCGTCGTACTTAAGCCTGCCTCACAAACCCCTATTTCTGCTATCGCATTGGCTAAACTCGCTGAAGAAGCAGGTGTCCCGAAAGGCGTGTTTAACGTTATTACAGGAAAAGACAGTGCTGGTATCGGAAAAGAATTAGCGACGAATGGTTTGGTAAGAAAACTTTCCTTCACAGGTTCTACTGAAGTTGGAAAAACGCTACTAGAACAATCTGCTTCAAATATAAAAAAGGTATCCATGGAACTCGGTGGTAATGCACCTTTTTTGGTTTTTAACGATGCCGATATTGATGCTGCTGTTGATGGAGCTATTGCTGGAAAATTTAGAAACTCAGGGCAAACTTGTGTTTCCATCAACAGGTTTCTAATTCAAGAAGATGTCTATGATGAGTTTTCGATGAAACTTAGCCATGCTGTCAGTAAATTGAAAGTTGGCAATGGGCTCGACAAAGGTATTCAGGTAGGCCCCTTAATCAATGCAAAAGGTCTAGAAAAAGTTCAGCATCATGTTCAAGACGCCTTAAATCATGGTGCCGAATTGGCTACTGGAGGAAAGGTCATCAAAGATCTATTTTTCCAGCCAACCGTACTGGCCAACGTCCCAAAAGAAGCGCTTATATTTCGCGAGGAGACTTTTGGTCCGATTTGCGCCCTTTTCAGTTTCAAAACAGAAGCAGATGGAATAGCAATGGCCAATATGACTGAATTTGGCTTAGCCTCTTATTTTTATAGTGCAAATATAAATCGCTGTCTTCGTGTCGCTGAACTACTAGACGCTGGTATGGTTGGTGTCAATACAGGTCTTATTTCAAATGCAGCAGCTCCTTTTGGTGGAGTAAAACAATCTGGTGTAGGCCGTGAAGGATCTAAACACGGGTTGGATGAGTATATGGAATTAAAATATATCTGCTTCGGCGGTGAATA
- a CDS encoding SDR family oxidoreductase — protein MLKENALKGKRILITGGGTGLGKAMTDYFLELGASCLITSRKDDVIQHTANELSEKYQAKCLAVAGDVRNYEDVERVVSFGYEHFGGIDILINNAAGNFISPTERLSHRAFESVIGIVLQGSINYTLALGKRWIEANEHNKAILSIVTTYAWTGSGYVVPSATAKAGVLALTRSLAVEWGKKGIRLNAIAPGPFQTSGAMERLLPGELGELLSPTKRIPLGRLGKLEELANLAAYLVSDYASYINGDVITIDGGEWLKGAGEFNGLDIIPEDQWDAIEQMTRNAKST, from the coding sequence ATGTTAAAGGAAAACGCGTTAAAAGGAAAACGAATTTTGATTACGGGTGGTGGTACAGGCCTCGGAAAAGCCATGACAGATTACTTTCTCGAGCTTGGCGCCTCTTGCCTGATCACGAGCCGTAAAGATGATGTTATACAGCATACAGCGAACGAATTGTCGGAAAAATATCAGGCGAAATGTCTTGCAGTAGCTGGAGATGTCCGAAATTATGAGGATGTCGAGCGCGTCGTTTCCTTTGGATATGAACATTTTGGCGGGATAGATATACTCATAAACAATGCTGCCGGAAATTTTATCTCCCCTACCGAACGTTTAAGCCACCGCGCCTTCGAATCTGTTATTGGTATCGTTCTCCAAGGTAGTATAAACTATACCCTAGCACTGGGCAAGCGTTGGATTGAGGCCAACGAACATAATAAAGCTATACTAAGTATCGTCACAACCTATGCTTGGACGGGTTCTGGCTACGTTGTTCCTTCTGCAACAGCTAAAGCCGGAGTTCTTGCATTAACTCGATCGTTAGCCGTTGAATGGGGAAAAAAAGGGATAAGACTCAATGCTATAGCTCCGGGTCCATTCCAAACTTCAGGTGCCATGGAACGGCTACTTCCAGGTGAATTAGGCGAACTTCTCTCGCCTACCAAACGTATCCCCTTGGGCCGCTTGGGCAAACTGGAGGAATTGGCCAACCTCGCGGCCTATCTGGTATCCGATTACGCCAGTTATATCAACGGTGATGTTATCACGATAGATGGCGGCGAGTGGCTTAAGGGAGCAGGTGAGTTCAATGGATTGGATATTATTCCTGAAGATCAATGGGATGCTATTGAACAGATGACCAGAAATGCAAAAAGCACCTGA
- a CDS encoding ABC transporter ATP-binding protein, whose amino-acid sequence MESILPLIRIVDLKKSYGEKEILKGINLDIFPGQVIGYIGPNGAGKSTTVKILTGLIEDFTGTVEINGINIQKDPLAVKALLGYVPENAELYDVLTPMEYLDFVGKLYGMEDKVIQERSLKLLAAFGLESNVNNRMDTFSKGMRQKVLLISGIIHNPQIIVLDEPLSGLDANAVIFVKELISLLAKEGKTIFYCSHMMDVVEKVSDRILLINQGSIIADGTIEELKTDPNESLEHIFAKLTNTGSSALDASNIITAIQ is encoded by the coding sequence ATGGAAAGTATATTACCTCTCATCCGGATTGTTGACCTAAAAAAATCATACGGAGAAAAAGAAATATTGAAAGGAATCAACCTCGACATATTCCCAGGTCAAGTTATCGGATATATTGGCCCAAATGGTGCCGGCAAATCCACTACTGTTAAAATATTAACAGGACTTATCGAGGACTTCACAGGCACTGTAGAAATAAATGGCATCAATATTCAAAAAGATCCACTTGCAGTAAAAGCATTATTGGGATATGTTCCCGAAAACGCAGAATTATATGATGTACTGACTCCCATGGAATACCTGGATTTTGTAGGTAAACTCTATGGAATGGAAGATAAAGTCATTCAGGAACGTTCCTTAAAACTGTTAGCGGCGTTTGGCCTTGAATCTAATGTAAATAATAGGATGGATACCTTCTCCAAAGGAATGCGTCAAAAAGTACTTTTAATTTCAGGAATTATTCATAACCCACAAATTATCGTGCTGGATGAACCATTATCTGGACTCGATGCTAATGCTGTTATCTTTGTTAAAGAACTTATCTCATTACTTGCAAAAGAAGGGAAAACAATTTTCTATTGTTCACATATGATGGACGTTGTTGAAAAAGTATCTGATCGAATCTTACTGATAAACCAGGGGAGCATCATTGCGGATGGTACGATTGAGGAACTAAAAACAGATCCTAACGAATCATTGGAGCATATATTTGCTAAATTAACCAATACGGGCAGCAGCGCATTGGACGCTTCCAATATCATTACAGCAATTCAATAA
- a CDS encoding bifunctional 3,4-dihydroxy-2-butanone-4-phosphate synthase/GTP cyclohydrolase II, whose product MDFKLNTIEEAIADIQAGKVVIVVDDEDRENEGDFVTAARNATPEIINFMATHGRGLVCAPITKERADALHLDLMVGQNTAVYETNFTVSIDLQGYGCTTGISASDRSKTIKAMIDPNIHYEELGRPGHIFPLIAKDGGVLRRTGHTEATVDLARLAGFEPAGVLVEILKEDGEMARLPELIEVAKKFDLKIVSIEDLIEYRLKHDSLINEEVTVNMPTQFGDFKMKAFTQKDTGEQHLALYKGEWNEDEPILVRVHSSCVTGDIFGSCRCDCGPQLHKAMEMIQQEGKGVIVYMNQEGRGIGLINKLHAYKLQENGLDTVDANVQLGFKADLRDYGVGAQILRNLGVTKMRLMSNNPTKRAGLVGYGLEIVENVPIEITANPFNEEYLKTKRDRMGHTIMKNL is encoded by the coding sequence ATGGATTTCAAATTAAACACGATCGAAGAAGCGATCGCTGATATACAAGCAGGAAAAGTAGTAATCGTCGTGGATGACGAAGATCGCGAAAATGAAGGAGACTTTGTCACAGCTGCCCGCAATGCAACTCCCGAAATCATCAACTTTATGGCGACTCATGGTCGTGGACTAGTGTGTGCCCCAATTACAAAAGAAAGAGCAGATGCATTACATCTGGATCTAATGGTGGGACAGAATACAGCAGTATATGAAACAAACTTTACAGTTTCCATTGACTTACAGGGATACGGTTGTACAACCGGAATTTCTGCGTCAGACCGCTCGAAAACAATTAAAGCAATGATTGATCCTAATATTCATTATGAAGAATTAGGTAGACCAGGACATATTTTCCCGCTAATAGCAAAAGATGGTGGCGTATTACGTCGCACAGGACACACTGAAGCTACCGTTGATCTTGCTCGATTAGCAGGATTTGAACCAGCGGGTGTATTGGTTGAAATTCTAAAAGAAGATGGTGAAATGGCCAGACTTCCAGAACTAATAGAGGTTGCTAAAAAATTTGATTTAAAGATCGTTAGTATTGAAGATCTAATTGAATACCGTCTTAAGCACGATTCTTTAATCAATGAAGAAGTCACTGTTAATATGCCAACGCAATTTGGTGATTTTAAGATGAAAGCCTTTACACAAAAAGACACTGGCGAACAACATTTAGCGCTTTACAAAGGCGAGTGGAATGAAGATGAGCCTATTTTGGTGCGGGTGCACAGCTCTTGTGTTACGGGTGATATTTTTGGTTCTTGCCGTTGTGACTGTGGTCCTCAATTGCACAAAGCAATGGAAATGATCCAGCAAGAGGGGAAAGGTGTTATTGTCTATATGAATCAAGAAGGTCGCGGTATTGGACTGATCAATAAGCTACATGCTTACAAGTTACAAGAAAATGGCTTGGACACGGTAGATGCCAATGTACAATTAGGATTTAAAGCAGATTTAAGAGACTATGGTGTCGGAGCACAGATTCTTCGAAATCTTGGTGTCACAAAAATGCGTCTTATGTCAAATAATCCAACCAAACGTGCTGGTTTAGTGGGCTATGGACTTGAAATTGTAGAAAATGTGCCCATTGAAATTACTGCAAATCCCTTCAACGAGGAATATCTAAAAACAAAGAGGGATCGTATGGGACATACGATCATGAAAAATCTATAA
- a CDS encoding START-like domain-containing protein, with protein MADKIKFQLEYIINSSPRILFPYLQEPNELAQWFADDVNYKDTVYTFIWDDEPHRAKIVASKENKSVRFKWLDDDPYYFDLEIDQDELTNDVALKITDYAKEEDLENRKLIWKNSIVYLQSVIGA; from the coding sequence ATGGCAGATAAAATAAAATTCCAACTAGAATATATCATCAACTCTTCACCTAGAATTTTATTTCCGTATTTGCAAGAACCAAACGAATTGGCACAATGGTTTGCAGATGATGTAAACTATAAAGACACCGTTTATACTTTCATTTGGGATGATGAACCTCACCGAGCAAAAATTGTAGCATCAAAAGAAAATAAATCTGTACGCTTTAAATGGCTAGATGATGATCCCTATTATTTCGATCTGGAGATCGATCAAGACGAGCTAACGAATGATGTTGCTCTTAAGATAACAGATTACGCTAAAGAAGAAGACCTTGAAAATAGAAAGTTAATTTGGAAAAATTCAATAGTCTATCTTCAAAGTGTTATAGGTGCATAA